From the Primulina tabacum isolate GXHZ01 chromosome 3, ASM2559414v2, whole genome shotgun sequence genome, one window contains:
- the LOC142540374 gene encoding putative mitochondrial import inner membrane translocase subunit TIM21 isoform X1, translating to MKSIRALQIIFTRLQVAQESGITIRHVIRAENVRKLNTDMAAGVSVLFRGLGNGKFANLRSSLGVFEVNGVNITLPGYARSMASRTSESTRKSSNETKRDVTAVEDPFDAPTYNIPEKPMTFTEGASYSVLILAGLGIAAAAGYAVFKELIFEPKEYKIFGKALERIKNDSQVRVRIGSPITGYGQESRNRAARQRIPNRIWTDEDGSEHIEVNFHIRGPHGAGLVGAEMFKDKVDKQWKFVYLMVEIRSPSPARLLLESYVPA from the exons atgaaatcgATCAGGGCTCTTCAAATCATATTTACCAG GTTGCAGGTGGCTCAGGAATCTGGTATCACGATAAGACACGTTATTCGAGCAGAAAACGTTCGCAAATTGAATACGGATATGGCAGCTG GCGTCTCGGTGTTGTTTAGAGGATTGGGAAATGGAAAATTTGCGAATCTTCGTTCGTCTTTGGGAGTTTTTGAGGTCAATGGGGTGAACATTACACTTCCTGGTTATGCTAGGTCCATGGCATCAAGAACTTCCGAGTCAACACGCAAGAGCTCGAATGAG ACCAAAAGAGATGTGACCGCAGTCGAGGATCCATTTGATGCTCCAACATATAATATACCTGAGAAACCAATGACATTTACTGAAGGAGCTTCTTATAGTGTTCTCATCCTAGCTGGGCTGGGAATTGCAGCAGCTGCAGGATATGCTGTTTTTAAGGAACTTATATTTGAACCTAAAGA GTATAAAATTTTTGGGAAGGCTCTTGAAAGAATAAAAAATGACAGTCAG GTTAGAGTCAGAATCGGATCCCCTATAACTGGGTACGGCCAGGAAAGCCGGAACCGAGCTGCTCGCCAACGCATCCCTAATCGAATATGGACCGATGAAGATGGCAGCGAGCATATTGAG GTTAATTTCCACATTCGCGGTCCCCATGGAGCTGGGTTAGTTGGTGCTGAGATGTTCAAGGACAAGGTTGATAAACAGTGGAAGTTTGTTTATTTGATGGTCGAAATCAGATCACCGTCCCCAGCAAGACTCCTGCTCGAATCTTATGTTCCAGCGTGA
- the LOC142540376 gene encoding putative LRR receptor-like serine/threonine-protein kinase IRK → MRNLLVVFSLIYLSPFLVTSFSPSLNDDVLGLIVFKADVNDPGGKLSSWNEDDNTPCNWYGVKCNPRSNRVSDLVLDGCGLSGKLGRGLLRVQFLQKLSLARNNLTGMLSLSLAQLPDLRVLDLSDNGFSGLIPSDFSNQCGSLRSVSLAHNKFSGIIPESLSSCFMLASVNFSGNQFSGVLSSGLWSLPGLRSLDLSDNMLEGKIPKLIEGLNNLRVLNLRNNQFTGKVPHEIGNCLLLRLIDFSENLLSGWLPSTMQNLALCNSLVLHKNGFVGEVPKWIGEMRSLETLDLSANRFSGQVPDSIVKLQSLKILNVSNNALTGNLPQSMSIFLNLLVFDVSHNYLTGNLPPWIFNLGLEQVLLSDNKLSGSIDNAIDSSTENSRKKLLILDVSQNKLSGVIPSSVGDFSSLKFLNMARNSFMGGIPADIGQLKALRVIDLSENQLNGSIPSEIGGAINLNELRLERNLLGGNIPSTIEDCSSLMILSLAHNEIMGSVPASLAKLNYLQFVDFSFNKLSGTLPKQLANLVRLQSFNISENQLQGELPAGGFFNTIPPSSLSGNPSLCGAAIHKSCPTILPKPLVLNPNSTDDAPGINPQGFRHGKKILSISALIAISAAAAIVIGVVSITVLNFRVRSSTSSSAVTLTFSGGNEFSHSPTGDGVSGKLVMFSGDPDFSTGTQALLNKDCELGRGGFGTVYRTILGDGRSVAIKKLTASGLVKSQEDFEREIKKLGKISHDNLVALDGYYWTPSLQLLIYEFVSGGNLHKHLHETCAGNYLSWKERFNIILGAAKGLAHLHLKSTIHYNLKSSNILIDGSGEPKVTDYGLARLLPMLDRYILSSKIQSALGYMAPEFACKTVKITEKCDVYGFGVLVLETVTGKSPVEYMDDDVVVLCDMVRGALEEGRVEECVDSRLEGTFPMDEAIPVMKLGLICTSQVPSNRPDMAEVVNILELIRCPSESQDESF, encoded by the exons ATGAGAAATTTGCTCGTTGTTTTCTCTCTCATTTATTTATCTCCATTTTTGGTGACATCTTTTAGCCCTTCTTTAAATGACGATGTTCTGGGGTTAATCGTGTTCAAGGCTGATGTCAATGATCCTGGTGGCAAACTAAGTTCTTGGAACGAAGATGACAATACCCCTTGTAATTGGTATGGCGTAAAATGTAACCCCAGATCCAATAGAGTGTCGGACCTTGTTCTTGATGGCTGTGGGCTCTCAGGAAAGCTAGGCAGAGGCCTTCTCCGAGTGCAGTTTCTTCAAAAGCTTTCGCTTGCTAGAAACAATCTTACAGGCATGTTAAGCCTCAGCCTTGCTCAGCTTCCTGATCTCAGGGTCTTGGATTTGAGTGATAATGGCTTCTCCGGATTGATTCCAAGTGATTTCTCTAACCAATGTGGGTCACTGCGATCAGTTTCCTTGGCTCATAACAAGTTTTCAGGCATTATTCCTGAGAGTTTGAGCTCATGTTTTATGCTTGCTTCCGTCAACTTTTCGGGTAATCAGTTTTCTGGGGTGCTGTCTTCTGGGCTCTGGTCATTGCCAGGGCTTAGGTCTCTTGATTTGTCTGATAATATGTTAGAGGGTAAAATTCCTAAGCTCATAGAAGGTTTGAACAATTTGAGGGTATTAAATTTACGTAATAATCAGTTTACCGGTAAAGTCCCTCATGAAATTGGGAATTGTTTGCTTCTGAGGTTAATTGATTTTAGCGAAAATTTACTTTCTGGATGGCTTCCAAGCACAATGCAGAATCTTGCTCTGTGCAATAGTTTAGTTTTACACAAAAATGGATTCGTGGGAGAGGTGCCCAAATGGATTGGAGAAATGAGAAGCCTTGAGACCCTTGATCTTTCTGCAAATAGGTTTAGCGGTCAAGTTCCCGATTCAATTGTGAAGCTTCAGTCATTGAAGATTCTAAATGTATCCAACAATGCCCTCACCGGAAACTTGCCCCAATCTATGAGCATTTTTTTAAACCTTCTGGTATTTGATGTCAGTCATAATTATTTGACTGGAAATCTTCCTCCTTGGATATTTAATCTTGGTTTGGAGCAAGTTCTCTTGTCAGATAACAAATTAAGTGGCAGCATTGACAATGCCATTGATTCTTCAACAGAAAATTCTCGTAAAAAGCTCTTGATTTTGGATGTATCCCAGAATAAGTTATCTGGTGTTATTCCATCTTCTGTTGGGGATTTTAGCAgcttaaagttcttgaatatggCAAGGAATTCATTCATGGGCGGTATACCTGCAGATATTGGACAGTTGAAGGCCTTAAGAGTTATTGATTTGAGCGAGAATCAGTTAAATGGCAGCATTCCTTCTGAAATTGGAGGAGCCATCAATCTTAATGAATTGAGACTGGAGAGGAATTTGTTGGGGGGAAACATTCCTTCGACTATTGAGGATTGCTCTTCACTAATGATTTT GTCTCTTGCTCATAACGAAATAATGGGATCAGTTCCTGCTTCTCTTGCCAAGCTTAACTACCTTCAATTTGTAGATTTCTCCTTCAACAAGCTGTCAGGAACACTACCAAAGCAGCTGGCAAATCTTGTTCGCTTGCAGTCGTTTAACATTTCAGAGAATCAACTACAGGGTGAACTGCCTGCTGGTGGTTTCTTCAACACCATTCCACCATCATCACTATCAGGAAATCCATCTCTTTGTGGAGCGGCAATCCATAAAAGTTGCCCTACCATCCTTCCTAAGCCGCTCGTACTCAATCCCAATTCTACGGATGATGCACCAGGTATCAACCCCCAAGGTTTTCGTCATGGGAAGAAAATTCTCAGCATTTCGGCCTTAATTGCCATTAGTGCAGCCGCTGCTATAGTCATTGGTGTAGTTTCCATAACTGTTCTGAATTTCCGTGTACGGTCTTCCACTTCTAGTTCTGCTGTAACTCTTACATTTTCTGGTGGTAATGAATTTAGCCATTCACCGACTGGAGATGGCGTTTCTGGAAAACTTGTTATGTTTTCAGGAGACCCCGATTTTAGCACTGGGACACAAGCTCTGCTCAACAAAGACTGTGAACTTGGCCGTGGAGGATTTGGCACGGTCTATCGAACTATTCTTGGAGATGGACGTTCAGTCGCCATCAAGAAACTCACTGCTTCCGGTCTTGTCAAATCCCAAGAAGATTTTGAAAGGGAAATCAAGAAGTTGGGGAAAATTAGTCATGATAACCTCGTGGCACTCGACGGTTATTACTGGACCCCATCACTACAGCTTCTTATATATGAATTCGTCTCAGGTGGAAATTTGCACAAGCATCTACATGAAACATGTGCTGGAAATTACCTCTCGTGGAAAGAgagattcaatatcattctTGGTGCAGCGAAAGGCTTAGCTCATTTACACCTGAAGAGCACAATCCACTACAACTTAAAGTCGAGCAATATCTTAATTGACGGCTCCGGTGAACCTAAGGTCACGGATTATGGCTTAGCAAGACTATTACCCATGCTGGATCGATACATTTTGAGCAGCAAGATTCAGAGTGCCTTAGGCTACATGGCGCCGGAGTTTGCCTGCAAAACAGTGAAAATAACCGAAAAATGTGATGTTTATGGATTCGGCGTATTGGTCTTGGAGACAGTGACCGGCAAGAGCCCTGTCGAGTACATGGATGATGATGTTGTGGTGCTATGTGATATGGTTCGAGGAGCATTAGAAGAAGGCAGAGTGGAGGAATGTGTGGACAGTAGGTTGGAGGGGACATTTCCTATGGACGAGGCGATTCCGGTGATGAAACTAGGCTTAATCTGCACGTCCCAGGTGCCATCGAACAGGCCCGACATGGCAGAAGTGGTTaacatattggagctgattagATGCCCTTCAGAAAGCCAGGATGAATCCTTCTAG
- the LOC142540374 gene encoding putative mitochondrial import inner membrane translocase subunit TIM21 isoform X2 translates to MAAGVSVLFRGLGNGKFANLRSSLGVFEVNGVNITLPGYARSMASRTSESTRKSSNETKRDVTAVEDPFDAPTYNIPEKPMTFTEGASYSVLILAGLGIAAAAGYAVFKELIFEPKEYKIFGKALERIKNDSQVRVRIGSPITGYGQESRNRAARQRIPNRIWTDEDGSEHIEVNFHIRGPHGAGLVGAEMFKDKVDKQWKFVYLMVEIRSPSPARLLLESYVPA, encoded by the exons ATGGCAGCTG GCGTCTCGGTGTTGTTTAGAGGATTGGGAAATGGAAAATTTGCGAATCTTCGTTCGTCTTTGGGAGTTTTTGAGGTCAATGGGGTGAACATTACACTTCCTGGTTATGCTAGGTCCATGGCATCAAGAACTTCCGAGTCAACACGCAAGAGCTCGAATGAG ACCAAAAGAGATGTGACCGCAGTCGAGGATCCATTTGATGCTCCAACATATAATATACCTGAGAAACCAATGACATTTACTGAAGGAGCTTCTTATAGTGTTCTCATCCTAGCTGGGCTGGGAATTGCAGCAGCTGCAGGATATGCTGTTTTTAAGGAACTTATATTTGAACCTAAAGA GTATAAAATTTTTGGGAAGGCTCTTGAAAGAATAAAAAATGACAGTCAG GTTAGAGTCAGAATCGGATCCCCTATAACTGGGTACGGCCAGGAAAGCCGGAACCGAGCTGCTCGCCAACGCATCCCTAATCGAATATGGACCGATGAAGATGGCAGCGAGCATATTGAG GTTAATTTCCACATTCGCGGTCCCCATGGAGCTGGGTTAGTTGGTGCTGAGATGTTCAAGGACAAGGTTGATAAACAGTGGAAGTTTGTTTATTTGATGGTCGAAATCAGATCACCGTCCCCAGCAAGACTCCTGCTCGAATCTTATGTTCCAGCGTGA